ATCTTGACATAAacagtgctgctcacgattgataaatgaattccatgAGCTCTGTGTAATAAACATGCACCTCATCCCTCAAAAAGCGTTCGATTTCGAATGCTTTCGGTCTTGCATACTTATGAGAAAACGTAAACTGTTCCATGATTTTTCAAAACGTATGTGCCATtgctagccaacggccttgccgcagtggtaacactggttcccgtcagatcaccaagttaatggctgtcgagcttggctagcacttgaatggatcACCGCCCGGGTCTGCCGAGTGTTGCAAGTGTGGTGCTCTCattccttgtgaggccaattgaggagctacttgtgtGAGAAGTAATGACACTGGTCACGAAAACCAACAACGGCCgtcagagcggtgtgctgaacacacacCCCTTCGTGCCTGCACCCGTTGACGCttaaggtctgaggatgacacggcggccggtcggtgacgCTGGGCCTTCAAGGTCTCTTCggactgtttttgtttgtttgtttgtttgtgccaTTGCTATCGGCTTAACGAACAATACACGCAAGTACTGTTGATGTAAACACTGCCTCTTCCTCGAGTGCTTCGCAGCTAGGACATAAACAGGTCCTAACCGCCAAAGGCAGACTATTTCAGCTGTCTGGACGCCGTCCATGACGACTTTAAAATTCCAACTTAACTGAGGTTATGCGCTGCTCATCACCCTCACTACTCACTGTGACCCACTGATTCCCAAAAGAGTTCGAGTGTGCTCGTATGAGGTGTTTGTTATTTTGGATATGTCAGAAAGTGCAGACAAAGCTTAGACACTTCTCATAACATTTTAGTCCAGCACAAGAGTCAACTGTATGTCTCCAATGATAAGCTATTCCACTGTTTTTATTAGTGCAATCGCTGTTCGGAAAATATAGAAACTTACCCAAATGTTTCTTTGCCTCTGTTGCAGATGATGATCCAGCCTACCAGTCCACTGCCTTTCGAAGACTTCCTGCAGAAATTCAATTTTCCCCAGTATTTTTCCGTAGCTGTGTATATAGATGAAACAAAACCTTGGCTGGTGCATACATTTATGCGCTAAGTTCACTGTAAAAAAGATTACAGCTCACGTAAGGACGTGTAGAGCAATTTTACTGAGTATTTGACATTATCGGAAAAGAACGTTTTACCTAAATATCATTAACTAGATTTGAAAAGGGACTACTTTTTTTGTAACTAGTTTTCTGAAAGCATTTACTTTCATGAGACAACAATTAATGATAAGTATTTTATTGAAACGTGTTTACATTTAATTCCGGAAAACATAGATGCTGACGATTTCGTTGCTACAGCGTTTTAGGGAAAGCCAATGTCACGTGTTAGTTACGGCAAATTTTGGACTTATTTTGGGAAAGCGAAGATAATATCAGGTTGTTCAATATCAGACCACTAGATTTAGTTGCGTAGTTCATCATAAATGAAATGTTGAAAGATGCTACTGGTGCAGTAGCAGGCAGACAGTGCGCGCCTTCCGTGGTATGCTGTTAAGGGCGAGCCGGTAGTGCTGGGCTTGGGAGATGCGCGCAGCGTAGCAGGTGTGGGCGTACCGCGGGTGGCCGCGCGGCTAGGCGCGGCTCGGCGCGATGCTGGAGCACGGGAAGGCGTCTTCGTGGCTGCAGGCGCCGGCGCTGCACAACAGCAGCTGCTCCGCGAGGCCCGCCTCCGggggcgcgggggcggcggccggGGGCGGCGTCACGCTGTGGGCCGTCACGCAGTCCATGCTCGTCCTGCTGCTCTCCGTCGCCATCCTGGCCGCCAACCTCACTGCCATCGTCGTGCTCAACAGCCGCAGATACTCCAAGTACATACACGCACAGGTAACCATCCAAACTACCGTTATTGTAATTCATTACGTGACGTTCATGTAACGTTCATAGTTTACTCAGCAAGTAGCCTCTTTTCGAGAAAGACTGTGTCCACTTTTGAGCCAGAAAATACAACTGCTCACTCGCACCTGTTAGTACTCAGCTACCTACAGTCGCCTTGAAAACACCTATCTCGTGAAGGAGACAGTAGCATGTTGTCAGAATGAAAAGGTGTCCTAGAAGAATTTTCTTTCCAGAGTGTCACAGGTGTCAGCTCTGGGCCTCAGTCCTGGGCCCATTGTTGCCCTTTCTGAATG
This genomic stretch from Schistocerca cancellata isolate TAMUIC-IGC-003103 chromosome 5, iqSchCanc2.1, whole genome shotgun sequence harbors:
- the LOC126188605 gene encoding trace amine-associated receptor 1-like, giving the protein MLEHGKASSWLQAPALHNSSCSARPASGGAGAAAGGGVTLWAVTQSMLVLLLSVAILAANLTAIVVLNSRRYSKYIHAQPRYLLTSLASNDLAIGLLVTPFGVLPAVYRCWPYGEIFCQIQVLDVPLHSSHLTLQLLETIIHSHTTKKQTALPLW